In a genomic window of Streptomyces sp. NBC_01231:
- the argC gene encoding N-acetyl-gamma-glutamyl-phosphate reductase, whose translation MAVRAAVAGASGYAGGELLRLLLAHPEVEIGALTGNSNAGQKLGALQPHLLPLADRVLQETTADVLAGHDVVFLALPHGQSAAVAEQLGPEVLVVDMGADFRLKDAADWERFYGSPHAGTWPYGLPELPGGRAALEGSKRVAVPGCYPTAVSLALFPAYAAQLAEAEAVIVAASGTSGAGKAPKPNLLGSEVMGSMSPYGVGGGHRHTPEMIQNLSGVAGEAVSVSFTPTLAPMPRGILATCTAKARPGVTGESVRAAYEKAFADEPFVHLLPEGQWPATASVYGSNAVQVQVAYDEAAGRIIAISAIDNLAKGTAGGAVQSMNLALGLPEELGLSTIGVAP comes from the coding sequence ATGGCGGTACGTGCGGCAGTGGCCGGAGCGAGCGGGTACGCGGGCGGGGAGCTCCTGCGGCTGCTCCTGGCGCACCCCGAGGTCGAGATCGGCGCCCTGACCGGCAACTCCAACGCGGGCCAGAAGCTCGGGGCGCTCCAGCCGCACCTGCTGCCGCTCGCCGACCGGGTGCTCCAGGAGACCACGGCCGACGTCCTCGCCGGCCACGATGTCGTCTTCCTCGCGCTGCCGCACGGGCAGTCCGCCGCCGTCGCCGAGCAGCTCGGCCCGGAGGTGCTCGTCGTCGACATGGGCGCCGACTTCCGGCTCAAGGACGCGGCCGACTGGGAGAGGTTCTACGGCTCCCCGCACGCCGGCACCTGGCCGTACGGCCTCCCCGAACTGCCCGGCGGCCGCGCCGCGCTGGAGGGGTCCAAGCGCGTCGCGGTGCCCGGTTGCTACCCGACCGCGGTCTCCCTCGCCCTGTTCCCGGCGTACGCCGCCCAGCTCGCCGAGGCCGAGGCCGTGATCGTCGCCGCCTCCGGCACCTCCGGCGCGGGCAAGGCGCCCAAGCCGAACCTGCTGGGCAGCGAGGTCATGGGCTCCATGTCGCCGTACGGCGTCGGCGGCGGCCACCGGCACACGCCCGAGATGATCCAGAACCTGAGCGGGGTCGCCGGGGAGGCCGTCTCCGTCTCCTTCACACCCACCCTCGCGCCGATGCCCCGGGGCATCCTCGCCACCTGCACCGCGAAGGCGCGCCCCGGTGTCACCGGCGAGTCCGTCCGCGCCGCCTACGAGAAGGCCTTCGCCGACGAGCCCTTCGTCCACCTGCTCCCCGAGGGGCAGTGGCCCGCCACGGCGTCCGTCTACGGTTCCAACGCCGTTCAGGTGCAGGTCGCGTACGACGAGGCCGCGGGCCGCATCATCGCGATCAGCGCCATCGACAACCTGGCCAAGGGCACCGCGGGCGGTGCCGTCCAGAGCATGAACCTCGCCCTCGGGCTTCCCGAGGAGCTCGGTCTTTCCACGATCGGAGTCGCACCGTGA
- a CDS encoding glycoside hydrolase family 125 protein: MVTFPGSSGTPWAVPESLTALGRRLATGLRDSPAAEIVESCLTNTWTTSMSWGTGSSEVPEVPEVPEVFVKTGDIPAMWLRDSTAQVRPYLAVATDPEVGDALAGVSRRQIRCVLLDPYANAFNDGPAGAHGEPGDLPTPGDWVWERKYELDSLCAPLQLAYALWRATGREDHLDEAFRRAAWTIVRMWRAEQSHVQSPYRFIRPSGPFAGDSLPDGGRGAVVGRTGMTWSGFRPSDDRCEHGYLVPANALASASLHGLAELATSVLDDAELAHASLRLSDEIDAGILAHAVVEVDGASVLAYEVDGLGSVLLGDDANLPSLLSLPLSGWCAPKDPLYQATRRFVLSAANPSFFVGGHASGVGSAHTPDGHVWPLAIAAAGLTGDEDAATQALRTLATTTAGTGLMHESFHVDDPGRFTRDWFGWANAMFCELALEVCAGGVRHLFPVHPRALPAP; the protein is encoded by the coding sequence ATGGTAACGTTTCCCGGATCATCCGGAACGCCGTGGGCGGTTCCGGAGTCACTGACGGCGCTCGGACGACGGCTGGCCACCGGCCTGCGGGACAGCCCGGCAGCGGAGATCGTCGAGAGCTGCCTGACCAACACATGGACCACATCGATGAGTTGGGGCACCGGCTCATCGGAAGTGCCGGAAGTGCCGGAAGTACCGGAAGTCTTCGTCAAGACCGGAGACATCCCGGCGATGTGGCTGCGTGACAGCACGGCCCAGGTCCGCCCCTACCTCGCCGTGGCCACGGATCCGGAGGTGGGCGACGCTCTGGCCGGCGTATCGCGCCGCCAGATCCGCTGCGTCCTGCTGGACCCGTATGCCAACGCCTTCAACGACGGCCCCGCGGGCGCGCACGGCGAGCCCGGTGATCTGCCCACGCCGGGGGACTGGGTGTGGGAGCGCAAGTACGAGCTGGACTCCCTGTGCGCGCCACTGCAGTTGGCGTACGCGCTCTGGCGGGCGACCGGTCGCGAGGACCACCTCGACGAGGCTTTTCGCCGCGCCGCCTGGACGATCGTACGGATGTGGCGGGCGGAGCAGTCCCATGTGCAGTCGCCCTACCGGTTCATCCGGCCCTCCGGCCCCTTCGCCGGTGACAGCCTTCCCGACGGCGGCCGCGGAGCCGTGGTCGGGCGGACCGGCATGACATGGTCGGGCTTCCGGCCGAGCGACGATCGCTGCGAACACGGGTATCTGGTCCCGGCCAACGCGCTGGCGTCGGCCAGCCTGCACGGGCTGGCCGAACTGGCCACGTCGGTCCTCGACGACGCGGAACTCGCCCACGCGTCACTGAGGCTGTCCGACGAGATCGACGCCGGGATCCTCGCCCACGCGGTGGTCGAGGTCGACGGAGCATCCGTCCTGGCCTACGAGGTGGACGGCCTCGGATCGGTGCTGCTCGGCGACGACGCCAACCTCCCCAGCCTGCTCAGCCTCCCGCTGAGCGGCTGGTGCGCACCGAAGGACCCGCTCTACCAGGCCACCCGGCGCTTCGTGCTCTCCGCGGCGAACCCTTCCTTCTTCGTCGGCGGCCACGCGTCCGGTGTCGGCAGTGCGCACACGCCGGACGGTCACGTCTGGCCGCTGGCGATCGCCGCCGCCGGCCTGACCGGCGACGAGGACGCCGCGACACAGGCCCTTCGGACGCTGGCGACCACGACCGCCGGCACCGGCCTGATGCACGAGAGCTTCCATGTCGACGACCCCGGCCGGTTCACCCGGGACTGGTTCGGCTGGGCCAACGCCATGTTCTGCGAACTCGCTCTCGAGGTGTGCGCGGGAGGCGTGCGGCATCTGTTTCCCGTGCACCCGCGGGCGCTGCCCGCCCCCTGA
- a CDS encoding sugar ABC transporter permease gives MTATPDQQLHRPPHPPPHPPPRRPRRGRGKLTSDTRAAYMFMTPALVGFTVFVVYPLIRSAYFSLTQYNGLTTPTFVGLDNFRRMFTTDPSFWPSVRATLLLVVLYVPLSLVIGLLLAVFCNRRIRGVRMVRTLIYLPVVLPVVATITLWKFVFNPQVGLANQVLSWLHLPTSEWLSGSSSAIPSIVIVMLWSVGSTMIIFLAALQAVPTELYDAARIDGAGPRTVFFRITLPLISPIMVLQVVLQLVTALQTFNQPKILSPDGQGGPGFSTRVLMLSIYNHGFPTLGRVAEFGYASAQVWVLFLVIVVVIAATARFSSIWTYSDHAS, from the coding sequence GTGACAGCAACTCCGGACCAGCAGCTGCACCGACCCCCGCACCCACCGCCGCATCCGCCACCGCGCCGCCCACGGCGCGGCCGAGGGAAGCTCACCTCGGACACCCGGGCCGCGTACATGTTCATGACCCCGGCTCTCGTCGGCTTCACGGTCTTCGTCGTCTACCCGCTGATCCGATCGGCCTACTTCTCGCTGACGCAGTACAACGGCCTCACCACACCGACCTTCGTCGGCCTCGACAACTTCCGCCGGATGTTCACCACCGACCCGTCGTTCTGGCCCTCGGTGCGTGCCACCTTGCTGCTGGTCGTCCTGTACGTGCCGTTGTCGCTGGTCATCGGGCTGCTGCTGGCGGTGTTCTGCAACCGGCGCATACGGGGTGTGCGCATGGTGCGCACCCTCATCTACCTTCCGGTGGTACTGCCCGTGGTCGCCACGATCACGCTGTGGAAGTTCGTGTTCAACCCGCAGGTCGGCCTGGCCAACCAGGTGCTGTCCTGGCTGCACCTCCCGACCAGCGAGTGGCTGTCCGGTTCCAGCTCGGCGATTCCGTCGATCGTGATCGTCATGCTGTGGAGCGTCGGCTCCACGATGATCATCTTTCTCGCCGCGCTCCAGGCCGTACCCACCGAGCTCTATGACGCGGCCCGCATCGACGGCGCCGGCCCCCGGACGGTGTTCTTCCGGATCACCCTCCCGCTGATCAGCCCGATCATGGTGCTTCAGGTCGTGCTGCAACTGGTGACCGCCCTGCAGACCTTCAACCAGCCGAAGATCCTTTCGCCGGACGGGCAGGGCGGACCGGGATTCAGCACCAGGGTCCTGATGCTGTCGATCTACAACCACGGCTTCCCCACGCTCGGCCGGGTCGCCGAGTTCGGCTACGCCTCCGCTCAGGTCTGGGTGCTCTTCCTCGTCATCGTCGTCGTGATCGCCGCCACCGCCCGCTTCTCGTCGATTTGGACCTACAGTGACCACGCATCCTGA
- a CDS encoding ABC transporter permease subunit — protein sequence MTTHPDVATAAEPVPSPQPAPATSVPRPPRRTVRTASWYAVALLISSVMVLPILWMLTIALKGHSAVFQVPPRLLPDEFHFENFIDGPKAIHFPRLLLNSLVITSLSVMGGVMTSMMAGYALSRLRFPGRKVWFYVFVGSMMLPPVVGIIPLFQLFKDIGWYDTWLPLIVPAWLGGNPLFIFLARQYFLSVPYSIDEAAKVDGAGHVRIFFSVMLPITRPAWITMAILAFQFSWNDYLNPLIYLYSSEKWPLSVGMASFVSGFAGQTPDWNFYMAANLLYMLPPLAVFFVAQRYFIQGLSALGTVNQR from the coding sequence GTGACCACGCATCCTGACGTCGCGACGGCTGCGGAACCGGTGCCGTCCCCGCAGCCGGCACCCGCCACCAGCGTCCCCAGGCCGCCCCGCAGGACCGTGCGGACCGCCTCCTGGTACGCCGTCGCGCTGCTGATCTCCTCGGTGATGGTGCTGCCCATCCTGTGGATGCTCACCATCGCCCTGAAGGGTCACTCGGCGGTCTTCCAGGTCCCGCCCCGACTGCTGCCGGACGAGTTCCACTTCGAGAACTTCATCGACGGACCGAAGGCGATCCACTTCCCCCGCCTGCTGCTGAACTCCCTCGTCATCACCAGTCTGTCGGTGATGGGCGGCGTCATGACCTCGATGATGGCCGGATACGCCCTGTCCCGGCTCCGCTTCCCGGGCCGGAAGGTCTGGTTCTACGTCTTCGTCGGCAGCATGATGCTGCCCCCGGTGGTCGGCATCATCCCGCTGTTCCAGCTCTTCAAGGACATCGGCTGGTACGACACCTGGCTGCCGTTGATCGTGCCGGCCTGGCTGGGCGGCAATCCGCTGTTCATCTTCCTCGCCCGCCAGTACTTCCTGTCGGTGCCCTACTCCATCGACGAGGCCGCCAAGGTGGACGGCGCCGGACACGTCCGGATCTTCTTCAGCGTCATGCTCCCGATCACCCGGCCGGCCTGGATCACCATGGCCATCCTGGCCTTCCAGTTCTCGTGGAACGACTACCTCAACCCGCTCATCTACCTGTACTCGTCCGAGAAGTGGCCGCTGAGCGTCGGCATGGCCTCCTTCGTCTCCGGGTTCGCCGGCCAGACACCCGACTGGAACTTCTACATGGCCGCGAACCTGCTCTACATGCTCCCCCCACTGGCCGTGTTCTTCGTGGCCCAGCGCTACTTCATCCAAGGCCTGAGCGCATTGGGCACCGTCAACCAGCGCTGA
- a CDS encoding extracellular solute-binding protein — translation MKRTLHAAGSVLMAGGLLATAACGGSSGKASGGKTTVTLMTWESNATNQLIDKALAGFHDPDITVKRIDTPNGNYGDKLASLTQAKKLPDLFWCGNDTELQYTGQGLLTDWSGKLSGSGGFTADSFSPTAIKNWKTADGKIGGVPSLLNTYGIWYDSDAFKAAGVPVPAAGWTWDDMYAAADKLHKKGAKYGLVADALTNLDAPFSLSLYSQSAGGAPFADSVNQPTKVTADATFTEGVGKLVAGIKSGAVAPPGYDASNAQSLFAAGQVPMLWSGQWLAAGFLTDKPKIKYGFAPLPQVDKAATLYDAVGICTPSYTKNADATYKVLSYLDSTVWTKVLPDSPVAVPAYTGAQDAYFNALGKAGLTTVASTVKADLDAPLTSGVRFTTQWASQSNDQITAYWPDILKGNKPLSDLQTMTGKINDVIKSNN, via the coding sequence TTGAAACGAACACTGCACGCCGCCGGATCGGTGCTGATGGCAGGCGGGCTGCTTGCCACGGCCGCCTGCGGCGGCTCCTCAGGGAAGGCGTCCGGCGGGAAGACCACGGTCACCCTGATGACCTGGGAGTCGAACGCGACCAACCAGCTCATCGACAAGGCCCTGGCCGGCTTCCACGACCCCGACATCACGGTCAAGCGCATCGACACCCCCAACGGCAACTACGGGGACAAGCTCGCCTCTCTCACCCAGGCCAAGAAGCTGCCCGACCTGTTCTGGTGCGGCAACGACACCGAACTGCAGTACACCGGCCAGGGCCTGCTCACCGACTGGTCCGGCAAGCTGTCCGGCTCGGGTGGTTTCACCGCCGACAGCTTCTCCCCCACCGCCATCAAGAACTGGAAGACGGCCGACGGAAAGATCGGCGGAGTCCCTTCCCTGCTGAACACCTACGGCATCTGGTACGACAGCGACGCCTTCAAGGCCGCCGGGGTACCCGTGCCGGCGGCCGGCTGGACCTGGGACGACATGTACGCGGCCGCCGACAAGCTGCACAAGAAGGGCGCCAAGTACGGCCTGGTCGCCGACGCCCTGACCAATCTGGACGCGCCCTTCAGCCTCAGCCTCTACTCACAGTCCGCCGGCGGCGCACCCTTCGCCGACAGCGTCAACCAGCCCACCAAGGTGACCGCCGACGCGACCTTCACCGAGGGCGTCGGCAAACTCGTGGCCGGCATCAAGAGCGGTGCCGTGGCACCCCCCGGCTACGACGCCTCCAACGCGCAGTCGCTGTTCGCGGCGGGGCAGGTCCCGATGCTGTGGAGCGGTCAGTGGCTGGCCGCCGGGTTCCTCACCGACAAGCCGAAGATCAAGTACGGCTTCGCACCCCTGCCGCAGGTCGACAAGGCGGCCACCCTGTACGACGCGGTGGGCATCTGCACCCCGTCGTACACCAAGAACGCGGACGCCACCTACAAGGTCCTCTCGTACCTCGACTCCACCGTGTGGACCAAGGTGCTGCCGGACTCGCCCGTGGCCGTGCCGGCCTACACCGGCGCCCAGGACGCGTACTTCAACGCGCTGGGCAAGGCCGGGCTGACGACCGTGGCGTCCACCGTCAAGGCGGACCTTGACGCCCCGCTGACCAGTGGCGTGCGCTTCACCACCCAGTGGGCCAGCCAGTCCAACGACCAGATCACGGCGTACTGGCCCGACATCCTCAAGGGCAACAAGCCGCTGTCCGACCTGCAGACCATGACCGGCAAGATCAACGACGTGATCAAGAGCAACAACTAG
- a CDS encoding LacI family transcriptional regulator: MRDVAERAGVAVVTVSRVVNGLGPVREETVDRVNAAINAIGYQRNEIARSLRPGQNSMTIGLLLGDLTNPFYASLAKAAVDVAKRAGYAVLLSTADEDPEVERRAVGELIGRRVAGLIVVPDQGDHAFLDEVNAHDRVPIVFVDRPATGAEADTVLFDNEGGGAAATQHLIDHGHRRIAILVAPSYYTTGRRLRGYRKALRRNGLSADEDLVVTLRRGTTDDACAATRALLESARPPTAIFSTTGFLTEGVLRARQQLRAPVAVVGFDDFKLADMLPTPVTVVTSDTEELGRQAARLLIDRISGEGGPTRRAVLPVRLIARGTGELGPRSQ, translated from the coding sequence ATGCGCGATGTGGCAGAGCGGGCCGGAGTCGCCGTCGTGACCGTGTCGCGCGTCGTCAACGGTCTCGGACCGGTCCGCGAAGAGACCGTCGACCGGGTCAACGCCGCCATCAACGCCATCGGTTACCAGCGCAACGAGATCGCTCGATCGCTTCGCCCCGGGCAGAACTCCATGACCATAGGGCTGCTGCTCGGTGACCTCACCAACCCGTTCTACGCGTCCCTGGCCAAGGCGGCCGTCGACGTGGCGAAGCGGGCCGGGTACGCGGTGCTCCTCAGTACCGCCGACGAGGACCCGGAGGTCGAGCGCCGTGCGGTGGGCGAGCTCATCGGGCGCCGGGTCGCCGGGCTCATCGTCGTGCCCGACCAGGGCGACCACGCCTTTCTCGACGAGGTGAACGCCCATGACCGGGTGCCCATCGTCTTCGTCGACCGGCCCGCCACCGGCGCCGAGGCCGACACTGTCCTGTTCGACAACGAGGGCGGCGGAGCGGCGGCGACACAGCACCTCATCGACCACGGCCACCGCCGGATCGCGATCCTTGTCGCGCCCTCGTACTACACCACCGGCCGCCGGTTGCGCGGCTACCGCAAGGCCCTGCGGCGCAACGGCCTTTCCGCCGACGAGGACCTGGTCGTCACCCTGCGGCGCGGCACCACGGACGACGCCTGCGCCGCCACCCGCGCGCTGCTGGAATCGGCGCGACCGCCGACGGCGATCTTCTCGACCACGGGCTTCCTCACCGAGGGCGTCCTGCGGGCGCGCCAGCAACTGCGGGCGCCCGTCGCGGTGGTGGGATTCGACGACTTCAAACTGGCCGACATGCTCCCGACGCCGGTCACGGTGGTGACCTCCGACACCGAGGAACTCGGTCGCCAGGCCGCCCGTCTGCTCATCGACCGCATCAGCGGCGAGGGCGGCCCCACCCGCAGGGCCGTCCTGCCGGTGCGGCTCATCGCCCGGGGGACGGGGGAACTGGGCCCCCGGTCTCAGTAG
- a CDS encoding glycoside hydrolase family 76 protein: protein MRAYPSRRTLIGSGLTAMAMATMTATSTGTAAAATAAAGDTTEDAEHRSRALSRARAAYAALAKYLDATDGSRLVREQYPAASGDNTYSYEWPFSQVHSAALDLAAVDKAYEKELAARAKAQEYYWNAGGGTTKLPGYASYPVAPYGSGGDMFYDDNEWVGLAKVQRHLQTGDKAALARAKEIFALVKSGWDTDTSHAAPGGVFWTQATWSNDRNTVSNMPGAQLGLRLHLITGESDYLDWSRRFYDWTNTHLQSPGGLYWDHLDLQGTIEKTFWSYNQGVPVAVNVLLHRATKDGVYLSRAKRIAEAAYAYYVTQGRLFTQPVFFNSIFFKNLLLLESVTGDSTYHRAMADYADQVWSTMRDPATGLVHFDSSGGTQAIQQAAFAQLYAVLAWPRALWSTLY from the coding sequence ATGCGCGCGTATCCCTCCCGCCGGACGCTGATCGGCTCCGGTCTCACGGCCATGGCCATGGCCACGATGACGGCGACATCCACCGGAACCGCGGCCGCCGCGACCGCCGCGGCCGGCGACACCACGGAAGACGCGGAACACCGGTCCCGCGCCCTGTCCCGCGCCAGAGCCGCCTACGCCGCCCTCGCGAAGTACCTGGACGCGACGGACGGATCCCGACTGGTCCGCGAGCAGTATCCGGCGGCCTCGGGCGACAACACGTACTCCTACGAATGGCCCTTCTCCCAGGTGCACAGCGCCGCTCTGGACCTCGCGGCGGTGGACAAGGCCTACGAGAAGGAGCTGGCCGCCCGTGCGAAGGCCCAGGAGTACTACTGGAACGCCGGCGGAGGCACGACCAAGCTGCCCGGATACGCCTCCTACCCCGTCGCCCCGTACGGCTCGGGCGGCGACATGTTCTACGACGACAACGAGTGGGTCGGCCTGGCCAAGGTCCAGCGCCACCTGCAGACGGGGGACAAAGCCGCGCTGGCCCGCGCGAAGGAGATCTTCGCCCTCGTCAAGTCCGGCTGGGACACCGACACTTCGCACGCCGCTCCCGGCGGGGTCTTCTGGACACAGGCGACCTGGAGCAACGACCGCAACACGGTCTCCAACATGCCGGGCGCCCAACTCGGCCTGCGCCTCCACCTGATCACCGGGGAGAGCGACTACCTGGACTGGTCAAGACGGTTCTACGACTGGACGAACACCCATCTGCAGAGCCCCGGCGGACTGTACTGGGACCACCTCGACCTCCAGGGCACCATCGAGAAGACCTTCTGGTCCTACAACCAGGGCGTGCCGGTGGCGGTCAACGTCCTGCTCCACCGGGCGACCAAGGACGGCGTCTATCTGAGCCGGGCCAAGCGGATCGCGGAGGCCGCGTACGCCTACTACGTCACCCAGGGGCGGCTGTTCACCCAGCCGGTGTTCTTCAACTCGATCTTCTTCAAGAACCTGCTGCTCCTCGAGTCGGTGACCGGGGACAGCACCTACCATCGCGCGATGGCCGACTACGCCGACCAGGTGTGGTCCACCATGCGCGACCCCGCGACCGGACTGGTGCACTTCGACTCGTCCGGCGGCACGCAGGCGATCCAGCAGGCGGCCTTCGCGCAGCTCTACGCCGTGCTCGCGTGGCCCCGCGCCCTCTGGTCGACGCTCTACTGA